One stretch of Natranaerovirga pectinivora DNA includes these proteins:
- the plsX gene encoding phosphate acyltransferase PlsX, translating to MKDLINIALDAMGGDNAPEAMVQGAVDALNYSDDIKLFLVGKEQEIAKELEKYTYDKNRLEIVNADEVIETDEAPVVAIRKKKESSMVKGLQLVKDKKVEAFVSSGNTGALLAGGTFIVGRIKGIDRPALAPLIPTKKGVSLLIDCGANVDAKPAYLVQFAKMGSIYMENIIGIEKPVVGLINIGEEDSKGNELTKETFPLLKEAPVNFMGNIEAREIPSGKADVLVCDAFVGNILLKYTEGLGLTFFGFVKEAIMSNLQSKLGGMLLKKSLKKMAKRFDYTEYGGAPLLGLDGLVVKAHGSANAKVVKNTIIQCIKFSNMKINEKIKENI from the coding sequence ATGAAGGACTTAATTAATATAGCATTAGATGCTATGGGTGGTGATAATGCACCAGAAGCTATGGTACAAGGTGCTGTTGATGCATTGAACTATAGCGATGATATTAAACTGTTTCTAGTAGGTAAAGAACAAGAGATTGCCAAAGAATTAGAAAAATATACATATGACAAAAATAGACTTGAAATCGTTAATGCTGATGAAGTTATTGAAACGGATGAAGCGCCTGTTGTTGCAATAAGAAAGAAAAAAGAATCATCAATGGTTAAAGGATTACAACTGGTTAAGGATAAAAAAGTTGAAGCTTTTGTTTCTTCAGGAAATACAGGTGCCTTACTTGCTGGAGGGACTTTTATAGTGGGACGAATAAAAGGAATTGATAGACCAGCCCTTGCACCTTTAATACCAACAAAGAAAGGTGTATCATTATTAATAGACTGTGGTGCCAATGTTGATGCAAAACCTGCTTATTTGGTTCAATTTGCAAAAATGGGTTCTATCTATATGGAAAACATAATAGGTATAGAAAAACCAGTAGTTGGGCTAATTAATATTGGAGAAGAGGATTCTAAGGGAAATGAATTAACAAAAGAAACCTTTCCATTATTAAAAGAGGCACCAGTTAACTTTATGGGAAATATAGAAGCTAGAGAAATTCCTTCAGGAAAAGCAGATGTTCTTGTTTGTGATGCTTTTGTAGGAAATATACTTCTTAAATATACAGAAGGTCTAGGATTAACCTTTTTTGGTTTTGTGAAAGAAGCTATAATGAGTAATCTTCAAAGCAAGTTAGGTGGTATGCTTTTAAAAAAATCACTTAAAAAAATGGCCAAAAGATTTGATTATACAGAGTATGGTGGGGCACCATTATTGGGATTAGACGGGTTAGTTGTAAAAGCACATGGAAGTGCAAATGCAAAAGTTGTTAAAAATACAATTATCCAGTGTATTAAATTCTCCAATATGAAAATCAACGAAAAAATAAAAGAGAATATATAA
- the smc gene encoding chromosome segregation protein SMC: MYLKNIELQGFKSFANKIQLNFNPGITGIVGPNGSGKSNVADAVRWVLGEQSAKQLRGAKMEDVIFAGTENRKKLGFCQVSLTIDNTEKKLPIDYTEVTVARRVYRSGESEYSINGGNCRLKDVHELFFDTGIGKEGYSIIGQGQIDKILSSKPEDRRDLFDEAAGIVKYKKRKELAEKKLQEEKQNLFRVNDILSEIENQLEPLENQSNVAKEFLLLKEQIKVFDINIFISELESLKRQQVEVKELEDNVKKEIATTTNELAGTKEKHDTLELDLENLNIRIDNEKEAITKNYLQKEKLDNQINIIKEQITSIKNTNLHINERIEAIEEKIKSQSLEKETLEDKHKLIEENVKKEKSELITLEEELKSISEIINTHNTTIESLKSDIIEFLNEISSTNNKIQRYTTMDENISIRKSELNQKHIKIKSEEAEINEEKNNFLEDHKILVEKINEISAKKEQLEKSLRISQSKKEEYANKCTQKQQKHNQLHSRYEALKNISDQYEGYNYSIRKIMEQKDRNEGIVGVVADIIKVGKEYEIAIEIALGGSIQHIITKDDKTAKNLVEFLKQNKYGRATFLPLTTVSNKGSIYDQRVFEEQGVINLASGLINYDSKYKDLVEFLLGRVIVVDHIDNGIRIAKKYNQSLRIVTLSGEVLNPGGSITGGSYKNNNNFLGRQRELETLDKNIKELEQQIIADEIQREEYAQKEIALKDEYEFIKTSIQEYIIKQNTSQMRIKQIEEKTLEIQEDKSDILKEIKELENQHLDIEKNITILNEELMQVKEKHKTSEEKINEINQGIGETKTLYEAKVEEITKYKIKISSLEQELSYTAENLKKLNKENALLDQEYKTLQESLGNNYKDISEKEKEIFVLQEQINIDLNKGVLKEEQLQEFIKEKERLTNRLKEYFKERESISERINLLDKELFRINNKEEKLEEQSDQLINYMWSEYEITYNEALGYKKDLDITLPSMKKEVQGLKQKVRSLGDVNVNAIEDYKNLVERHTFLQTQRDDLLEAEQKLMEIVIELDEAMRAQFHEKFKEINEQFNKVFVELFGGGKGFLELTSEEDILEAGIKIIAQPPGKKLQNMMLLSGGERAFTAIALLFAIQSLKPSPFCVLDEIEAALDDANVNRFAEYLHKLSKDTQFIVITHRKGTMESADSLYGITMQEKGISTLVSVNLIENEII; this comes from the coding sequence ATGTATTTAAAGAACATTGAATTACAAGGATTTAAATCTTTTGCTAATAAAATTCAACTTAATTTTAATCCAGGCATAACAGGCATTGTTGGGCCTAATGGTAGTGGAAAAAGTAATGTTGCTGACGCAGTACGTTGGGTGTTAGGTGAACAGAGTGCAAAACAACTTAGAGGAGCAAAAATGGAAGATGTTATTTTTGCTGGAACTGAAAACAGAAAAAAATTAGGTTTTTGTCAAGTTTCTTTAACCATTGATAATACAGAAAAAAAACTACCAATTGACTATACAGAAGTTACGGTAGCAAGAAGGGTTTACCGTTCTGGAGAAAGTGAATACTCTATCAATGGTGGAAATTGTAGGTTAAAAGACGTTCATGAACTTTTCTTTGATACAGGTATAGGAAAAGAAGGCTATTCAATCATTGGACAAGGTCAAATAGATAAAATTTTAAGTAGTAAGCCAGAAGACAGACGTGATCTTTTTGATGAAGCTGCAGGAATCGTAAAATATAAAAAAAGAAAAGAATTAGCAGAAAAAAAACTACAAGAAGAAAAACAAAATCTTTTTCGGGTAAACGATATTTTATCAGAAATAGAAAATCAATTAGAACCGTTAGAAAACCAATCTAATGTTGCAAAAGAGTTTCTTTTATTAAAAGAGCAAATAAAAGTATTTGATATTAATATATTTATCTCTGAACTAGAAAGTTTAAAAAGACAACAAGTGGAAGTTAAGGAGTTAGAAGATAATGTAAAGAAGGAAATTGCAACCACTACTAATGAATTGGCTGGGACAAAAGAAAAACATGACACTTTAGAGCTAGACCTAGAAAATCTTAATATACGAATTGACAATGAAAAAGAAGCAATTACTAAAAATTACTTGCAAAAAGAAAAACTGGATAATCAAATTAATATTATTAAAGAACAAATAACATCAATAAAAAATACAAACTTACATATAAACGAAAGAATTGAAGCCATTGAAGAAAAAATTAAAAGTCAATCATTAGAAAAAGAAACATTAGAGGATAAACATAAGTTAATAGAAGAAAATGTAAAAAAAGAAAAAAGTGAATTAATCACACTAGAAGAAGAACTAAAAAGTATATCTGAAATTATTAATACTCATAATACAACTATTGAAAGTCTTAAATCTGATATTATTGAATTTTTGAATGAGATTTCCAGCACAAATAATAAAATACAGCGTTATACAACAATGGATGAGAATATATCTATTAGAAAGTCAGAGTTGAATCAAAAACATATAAAAATAAAAAGTGAAGAAGCAGAAATTAATGAAGAAAAGAATAATTTTTTAGAAGATCATAAAATTCTTGTTGAAAAAATAAATGAAATATCTGCTAAGAAAGAACAGTTAGAAAAAAGTTTAAGAATTAGTCAAAGTAAAAAAGAAGAATATGCAAATAAATGTACTCAAAAACAACAAAAACATAATCAACTCCATTCAAGATATGAAGCATTAAAGAATATTTCTGATCAATATGAAGGGTACAATTACAGCATTCGTAAAATTATGGAGCAAAAGGACAGAAATGAAGGTATAGTTGGTGTTGTTGCAGATATAATAAAGGTAGGAAAAGAATATGAAATCGCTATTGAGATTGCCTTAGGAGGAAGTATTCAGCACATAATTACTAAAGATGATAAAACAGCTAAAAATTTAGTTGAATTTCTTAAACAAAACAAATATGGTCGAGCTACTTTTTTACCTTTAACAACTGTTTCCAATAAGGGTAGTATTTATGATCAAAGGGTTTTTGAAGAGCAAGGTGTTATTAATCTAGCAAGCGGATTGATTAATTATGATAGCAAATACAAAGACTTAGTAGAATTTTTACTAGGAAGGGTTATAGTTGTTGATCATATTGATAACGGTATACGAATTGCTAAGAAATATAACCAAAGTCTTAGGATTGTAACATTAAGTGGAGAAGTCTTAAATCCAGGGGGCTCTATAACAGGAGGTAGTTATAAAAACAATAACAATTTTCTAGGAAGACAACGTGAACTAGAAACCTTAGATAAAAATATAAAAGAACTAGAACAACAAATAATAGCAGATGAAATACAAAGGGAAGAATACGCTCAGAAAGAAATAGCGTTAAAAGACGAATATGAATTTATAAAAACATCCATACAAGAGTATATTATTAAGCAAAACACTTCTCAAATGAGAATAAAACAAATAGAAGAAAAAACACTAGAAATACAAGAAGATAAGTCGGATATATTAAAAGAGATAAAAGAATTAGAAAATCAACATCTAGATATTGAAAAGAATATTACTATCCTTAATGAAGAGTTAATGCAGGTAAAAGAAAAACATAAGACTTCAGAAGAAAAAATCAACGAGATTAATCAAGGCATTGGTGAGACAAAAACATTATATGAGGCCAAAGTAGAAGAGATTACTAAATATAAAATTAAAATTTCTTCTTTAGAGCAAGAATTATCCTATACAGCTGAAAATCTTAAGAAACTAAACAAAGAGAATGCTTTGTTAGATCAAGAATATAAAACTTTACAAGAGTCATTAGGCAACAATTATAAAGACATCAGTGAAAAGGAAAAAGAAATTTTTGTATTACAAGAACAAATCAATATAGATCTGAATAAAGGTGTTCTAAAAGAAGAACAATTACAAGAATTTATTAAAGAAAAAGAAAGATTAACAAATCGTTTAAAAGAGTATTTTAAAGAAAGAGAATCAATTTCTGAAAGAATTAACCTATTGGATAAAGAATTATTTAGAATAAATAATAAAGAAGAAAAACTAGAAGAACAGTCCGATCAGCTAATAAATTATATGTGGAGCGAATATGAGATTACCTATAATGAAGCATTAGGTTATAAAAAAGATTTGGATATTACATTGCCTTCTATGAAAAAAGAGGTTCAAGGTTTAAAACAAAAAGTACGTTCTTTAGGAGATGTCAATGTAAATGCCATTGAAGATTATAAGAATTTAGTTGAAAGGCATACATTTCTTCAAACTCAAAGAGATGATCTATTAGAAGCTGAACAAAAATTGATGGAAATTGTTATAGAACTTGATGAAGCAATGAGAGCTCAATTCCATGAGAAATTTAAAGAAATCAATGAACAATTTAATAAAGTATTTGTGGAGTTGTTTGGTGGTGGAAAAGGCTTCTTAGAGCTTACTAGTGAAGAGGATATTTTAGAAGCAGGTATAAAAATCATTGCACAACCACCAGGAAAAAAATTGCAAAACATGATGTTGCTATCAGGTGGAGAAAGAGCTTTTACTGCTATTGCCCTTTTATTTGCTATACAAAGTCTAAAACCATCACCTTTTTGCGTATTAGATGAAATAGAAGCTGCTTTAGATGATGCCAATGTTAATAGATTTGCAGAGTATTTACATAAACTATCTAAAGACACTCAGTTTATTGTCATTACTCATAGAAAAGGTACAATGGAATCTGCGGATTCTCTTTATGGGATTACAATGCAAGAAAAAGGTATATCCACTCTTGTTTCAGTAAATCTAATAGAAAATGAAATCATTTAA
- a CDS encoding [Fe-Fe] hydrogenase large subunit C-terminal domain-containing protein produces MITIDYYKNFQEKRMVIFGELVLRYWNGKLNSAEDLNELTEDIKKKFHFTDKDTSFIKDHIRLAMGLDPKGDINFTDELNLVRNSKEITKPIVAKIEGPCEYCDHSKCEENDDSKCKYDAHLYNKNKGPVIVNDKCLSCGNCVSSCDFGALADKIEFLPLIDLLKDDSTPVYATVAPAVIGQFGDHISLGQIRTALKILGFKDLIEVALFADILTIKEAYEFTHLVNSEKDFFLTSCCCPVWFNLTRKNYPNIYDHMSPSVSPMIASGRFLKKLYPNAKVVFIAPCIAKKSEIQEPELKGAIDYVINFRELDEVFKALNINLKELPGDDKDQASFGGRIYARTGGVSFSVKSVVNRLEPERLVKLKSKKADGVKSCKAVLDDLTNNRDIGGNFIEGMGCTGGCVGGPRTNIQMEKARDMVNEFGEDSLILTPFDNLNVMKILKEFDITSIDEIVENKEINKMLSRD; encoded by the coding sequence GTGATAACAATAGATTATTATAAAAATTTTCAAGAAAAAAGAATGGTCATTTTTGGCGAGCTTGTTTTACGATACTGGAATGGTAAATTAAATTCTGCTGAAGACTTAAATGAGCTAACAGAAGATATTAAGAAAAAATTTCATTTTACAGACAAGGATACCTCATTTATAAAAGATCACATTAGACTTGCTATGGGATTAGATCCAAAAGGGGATATTAATTTTACTGATGAATTAAACTTAGTTAGAAATTCAAAAGAAATTACAAAACCAATTGTTGCTAAAATTGAAGGACCTTGTGAATATTGCGACCATAGTAAATGTGAAGAAAATGATGATTCTAAATGCAAATACGATGCCCATCTATATAATAAAAACAAAGGACCTGTCATAGTAAATGACAAATGTTTAAGCTGTGGTAATTGTGTTTCTAGTTGTGATTTTGGTGCACTGGCGGATAAAATAGAGTTTTTGCCCCTTATTGACTTACTTAAAGATGATTCTACACCAGTATACGCAACTGTTGCTCCAGCTGTTATTGGACAATTTGGTGATCATATTTCGTTAGGTCAAATAAGAACAGCATTAAAGATTCTAGGCTTTAAAGATTTGATTGAAGTGGCATTGTTTGCTGATATTTTAACCATTAAAGAGGCTTATGAGTTTACCCACTTGGTTAATAGTGAAAAGGATTTCTTTTTAACCAGTTGTTGTTGTCCTGTATGGTTTAACTTAACTAGAAAAAATTATCCAAATATTTATGATCATATGTCTCCCTCTGTTTCTCCAATGATTGCATCCGGAAGATTTTTAAAAAAATTGTATCCCAATGCTAAAGTGGTTTTTATAGCACCTTGTATTGCGAAAAAATCAGAAATCCAAGAGCCTGAGTTAAAAGGGGCTATTGATTATGTTATTAATTTTAGAGAATTAGATGAAGTCTTTAAAGCTTTAAATATTAATTTAAAAGAATTACCTGGCGACGATAAAGATCAAGCCTCTTTTGGTGGAAGAATCTATGCTAGAACAGGTGGCGTAAGTTTTTCTGTTAAATCTGTTGTAAATAGATTAGAACCAGAAAGACTTGTTAAATTAAAATCTAAAAAGGCAGATGGTGTTAAAAGTTGCAAAGCTGTTCTTGATGATTTAACCAATAACAGAGACATTGGGGGTAACTTTATTGAAGGCATGGGATGTACCGGTGGATGTGTCGGTGGTCCTCGAACAAATATTCAAATGGAAAAGGCTAGAGATATGGTAAATGAATTTGGAGAGGACTCTTTGATCTTAACCCCATTCGATAATTTAAATGTCATGAAGATTCTTAAAGAATTTGACATTACTTCTATTGATGAAATTGTAGAAAACAAAGAAATTAATAAAATGCTTTCTAGAGATTAG
- the acpP gene encoding acyl carrier protein produces MEFEKLQVIISEVLNIDKEEVALDTKFVDDLGADSLDVFQIIMGIEEEFDIEIANENAENIVTVADAVEQIKNALNA; encoded by the coding sequence ATGGAATTTGAAAAGTTACAAGTTATCATTAGTGAAGTACTAAACATTGACAAAGAGGAAGTGGCTCTTGATACCAAATTTGTTGATGATTTAGGTGCAGATTCTTTAGATGTATTTCAAATCATTATGGGTATTGAAGAAGAATTTGATATTGAGATCGCCAATGAAAATGCTGAAAATATTGTAACGGTAGCAGATGCTGTAGAGCAAATAAAAAATGCATTAAATGCTTAA
- a CDS encoding YceD family protein, producing MLINVTKLLLSEGFVKEVNESIPIDKIKCQGITYSLKDEVKTEVKLTNIGKKEVEIAGKLNAALIIPCSRCTEEVIYHLETNFHRVASFGEKRVAVDDDDDDEANKYVEGHNIDLYQLVYEELIINFPMKVLCKNDCEGICNSCGCNININKCDCDNLDIDPRMAVFKDILKDY from the coding sequence GTGCTTATTAATGTAACTAAATTGCTTTTATCTGAAGGTTTTGTAAAAGAAGTTAATGAAAGTATTCCTATTGACAAGATTAAATGTCAAGGGATAACCTATTCTCTTAAGGATGAAGTTAAGACGGAAGTAAAACTCACTAATATTGGTAAAAAGGAAGTTGAAATAGCGGGTAAGTTAAATGCTGCTTTAATCATTCCTTGTAGCCGTTGTACGGAAGAAGTTATATATCATTTAGAAACAAACTTTCATCGTGTAGCTAGTTTTGGTGAAAAAAGAGTTGCTGTAGATGATGATGATGATGATGAAGCTAATAAGTATGTAGAAGGTCACAATATTGATTTATATCAATTGGTTTATGAAGAGTTAATAATTAACTTTCCAATGAAAGTTTTATGTAAAAACGACTGCGAGGGCATATGTAATAGTTGTGGTTGCAATATAAATATTAACAAGTGTGATTGTGATAATTTAGATATAGACCCAAGAATGGCAGTGTTTAAAGATATCTTAAAAGATTATTGA
- the ylxM gene encoding YlxM family DNA-binding protein: MEKIVEQTLLYDFYGELLTEKQKKIYECYFLNDLSLGEISEQEGISRQGVYDTIKRTTKLLENYENKLNLVKKFDNNKKRVSDIYEYTNKILNRLDDKDKIIEETKKIQEIADSIINDL; the protein is encoded by the coding sequence ATGGAAAAGATCGTTGAACAAACACTATTATACGATTTTTATGGCGAGCTACTAACAGAAAAGCAAAAAAAGATATACGAATGTTACTTTTTAAATGATTTATCTCTAGGAGAGATATCAGAACAGGAAGGTATTAGTCGCCAAGGTGTTTATGATACAATTAAAAGAACTACCAAGTTACTAGAGAACTATGAAAACAAATTGAATCTAGTAAAGAAATTTGATAATAACAAAAAACGTGTAAGTGACATATATGAGTATACCAATAAAATACTTAATAGACTTGACGATAAGGATAAAATTATAGAAGAAACAAAAAAGATACAAGAAATAGCTGATAGTATTATAAATGATTTATAG
- the rnc gene encoding ribonuclease III produces MGHNKLDKFEEKIGYTFINKFLLKQALTHSSYSNEKRMSKLDNNERLEFLGDAVLELTTSHFLFKKYSKLTEGELTKLRASIVCEPTLSQCSKDLELGNYLLLGKGEELSGGRNRSSVLSDALESIIGAIYLDGGLIKAEEFVRNFILTDIDNKKLFYDSKTVLQEIIQQSSQIPVKYYLIDENGPDHNKIFVVEVRFENKVLGTGRGRSKKLAEQEAAYNAIKELKNNQ; encoded by the coding sequence ATGGGACATAATAAATTAGATAAATTTGAAGAAAAAATAGGTTATACATTTATAAATAAATTCCTACTAAAGCAAGCATTGACGCATAGCTCTTATTCTAATGAAAAAAGAATGAGTAAGCTGGATAACAACGAAAGACTTGAGTTTTTAGGAGATGCAGTATTGGAATTAACCACAAGCCATTTTCTTTTTAAGAAATATAGCAAGTTAACGGAAGGCGAATTAACAAAATTAAGAGCCAGCATTGTTTGTGAACCAACTCTCTCTCAGTGCTCAAAAGATTTAGAATTAGGCAATTACCTTCTTCTTGGTAAGGGAGAAGAATTATCTGGTGGAAGAAATAGAAGTTCAGTACTTTCAGATGCCTTAGAGTCTATTATAGGTGCTATATATTTAGATGGTGGACTTATTAAAGCAGAAGAATTTGTTCGTAATTTTATACTTACGGATATAGACAATAAGAAATTGTTTTATGATAGTAAAACTGTATTACAAGAAATCATACAGCAATCAAGTCAAATTCCTGTAAAATATTATTTGATTGATGAAAATGGACCAGATCATAATAAGATTTTTGTTGTGGAAGTAAGATTTGAAAACAAAGTATTAGGGACAGGAAGAGGCAGAAGCAAAAAATTAGCAGAACAAGAAGCTGCCTATAATGCAATTAAAGAGTTGAAAAATAACCAGTAG
- the rpmF gene encoding 50S ribosomal protein L32 encodes MSICPKRKISKARRNARRANWKMSAPNLVKCSKCSELMMPHRVCKSCGTYNKKVVVEVAQ; translated from the coding sequence ATGTCAATATGTCCAAAAAGAAAAATATCAAAGGCGAGAAGAAATGCACGTAGAGCAAACTGGAAAATGAGTGCACCTAATTTAGTTAAATGTAGCAAATGTTCAGAACTAATGATGCCACATAGAGTTTGTAAAAGCTGTGGAACATACAACAAAAAAGTAGTAGTAGAAGTAGCTCAATAA
- the ftsY gene encoding signal recognition particle-docking protein FtsY, with the protein MEEKKKKGFFGKLVSGLTKTRNNIVESIDNLVSSFTKIDDEFYEELEETLIMADLGVNTTLKIIENLKEKVKEQKVKDAKDVKKLLMNEIKELLSVEESEYEFENKKSVLLIIGVNGVGKTTTIGKLAAQFKAEKKKVILAAADTFRAAAIDQLTEWANRANVEIISQQENSDPGAVVFDAVAAAKARKADILICDTAGRLHNKKNLMEELRKINKIIEREYADAHKETLLVLDSTTGQNALQQAKQFKEIADITGIVLTKLDGTAKGGIAIAIQSELKVPVKYIGVGEGIDDLQKFDPKAFVDALFGEEKEE; encoded by the coding sequence ATGGAAGAAAAAAAGAAAAAAGGTTTTTTTGGCAAGTTGGTTTCAGGACTTACTAAAACTAGAAATAATATTGTTGAAAGCATTGATAATTTAGTAAGTTCTTTTACTAAAATAGATGACGAATTTTATGAGGAACTAGAAGAAACATTAATAATGGCTGATTTAGGTGTTAATACAACGCTAAAAATCATTGAAAATCTTAAAGAAAAAGTAAAAGAACAAAAAGTGAAAGATGCTAAAGATGTAAAAAAATTGTTAATGAACGAAATAAAAGAATTGCTTTCAGTAGAAGAAAGTGAATATGAATTTGAAAATAAAAAATCAGTATTGTTAATTATAGGTGTGAATGGTGTTGGAAAAACCACAACTATAGGAAAATTAGCGGCTCAATTTAAAGCAGAAAAGAAAAAAGTGATTTTAGCTGCAGCAGATACATTTAGAGCTGCGGCCATAGATCAATTAACAGAATGGGCCAATAGAGCCAATGTTGAAATAATCTCTCAACAAGAGAACTCAGATCCAGGTGCTGTTGTCTTTGATGCAGTAGCTGCTGCAAAAGCAAGAAAAGCAGATATCCTTATTTGTGATACAGCTGGACGACTTCACAATAAAAAGAATCTAATGGAAGAACTAAGAAAAATCAATAAAATTATTGAAAGAGAATATGCTGATGCTCATAAAGAAACGCTTTTGGTTTTAGACAGCACAACAGGACAAAATGCATTACAACAAGCAAAACAATTTAAAGAGATTGCCGACATAACAGGTATTGTTTTAACCAAATTAGATGGAACTGCAAAAGGTGGTATTGCTATAGCAATACAATCGGAGCTAAAAGTGCCAGTTAAATACATTGGTGTTGGAGAAGGCATAGATGATTTGCAAAAATTTGATCCAAAAGCTTTTGTTGACGCCCTCTTTGGGGAAGAAAAAGAAGAATAG
- a CDS encoding acetate kinase — protein MKVLVINCGSSSLKYQLIDMSNTEVLAKGLAERIGIYGSRLKHTPKVGDTVIIEGAMPSHKDAVKYVLDALMDKDYGVIQSTDEINAVGHRIVHGGEEFSTSTLLTDDVIAAVDACSDLAPLHNPANLIGIDACKQLMPNTPMVGVFDTAFHQTMPGKAFIYGLPYELYEKHKIRRYGFHGTSHSFVSKRAAEMLGKDIKDTKIIVCHLGNGASICAVKGGESVDTSMGLTPLEGLIMGTRSGDIDPAIFEFLHKKEKLTIEEIMDILNKKSGALGISEVSSDFRDIEDEMEKGNEKAILTMDVYNYRVAKYIGAYAAAMNGVDAVVFTAGLGENNKDMRKDVCDYLGYLGVKVDEEKNNCRGTERDFSAEGATVKTFVIPTNEELMIAQETVTIVNK, from the coding sequence ATGAAAGTATTAGTAATTAACTGTGGAAGTTCCTCATTAAAATATCAATTAATTGACATGTCAAACACAGAAGTTTTAGCTAAAGGTTTAGCAGAACGTATCGGTATTTATGGTAGTCGTTTAAAACATACGCCAAAAGTTGGCGATACAGTAATCATTGAAGGTGCAATGCCTAGTCATAAAGATGCTGTAAAATATGTTTTAGATGCATTAATGGACAAAGATTATGGTGTGATTCAAAGTACAGATGAAATTAATGCTGTAGGACATCGTATTGTTCATGGTGGAGAAGAATTTAGTACATCAACATTATTAACAGATGATGTTATTGCAGCGGTTGATGCTTGTAGTGATTTAGCACCACTTCATAACCCAGCTAACTTAATTGGTATTGATGCGTGTAAACAATTAATGCCTAACACACCTATGGTTGGTGTGTTTGATACTGCTTTCCACCAAACAATGCCAGGTAAAGCATTCATCTATGGTTTACCATATGAGTTATATGAAAAACACAAGATTAGAAGATATGGTTTCCATGGAACATCTCATAGCTTTGTTTCAAAAAGAGCAGCAGAGATGTTAGGGAAAGACATTAAAGATACAAAAATCATTGTATGTCACTTAGGAAATGGTGCAAGTATTTGTGCTGTTAAAGGTGGAGAATCTGTAGATACAAGTATGGGATTAACACCATTAGAAGGATTAATCATGGGTACGCGTAGTGGTGACATTGATCCAGCTATCTTTGAATTCTTACACAAAAAAGAAAAATTAACAATAGAAGAAATTATGGACATCCTAAACAAAAAATCAGGAGCTCTAGGAATTTCAGAAGTATCTAGTGACTTTAGAGATATTGAAGATGAAATGGAAAAAGGCAATGAAAAAGCAATCTTAACCATGGATGTTTACAATTACCGTGTTGCAAAATACATTGGTGCATATGCAGCAGCTATGAATGGTGTAGACGCTGTCGTATTCACTGCTGGACTTGGTGAAAACAACAAAGATATGAGAAAAGATGTTTGTGATTATTTAGGATATCTTGGTGTAAAAGTAGATGAAGAGAAAAACAATTGCCGTGGAACAGAAAGAGATTTCTCAGCAGAAGGCGCAACTGTTAAAACTTTTGTAATACCAACAAATGAGGAATTAATGATTGCTCAAGAAACTGTAACAATAGTAAATAAATAA